One Ignavibacterium album JCM 16511 genomic region harbors:
- a CDS encoding WD40/YVTN/BNR-like repeat-containing protein has translation MNDIAPNNSSYLTKSIDGGFNWHLIQSFSNNINGFGSINNKLFLIRGTSFSLSSDKGATWNDLFDIPSANLITSCSFSQNGFIYVSTDKGIFVSKDNGTTLNQISDSTFFVYVSENQDGTLYAIDYDSNLWKADGINYHWTQITDSIAVETIYCISSNELLIGTFRNGIMKSNDGGLHWSNFGFENYQISHLSRLTENMLICRASFGDNNIDMYLSTNNGESWEKLRIEKIINTYGLSPSKYLYLVESNGVVYKSKQPLF, from the coding sequence ATGAATGATATTGCTCCTAACAATTCTAGTTATTTAACTAAATCTATTGATGGTGGTTTTAATTGGCATTTAATACAATCTTTTAGCAATAATATAAACGGTTTTGGATCAATTAATAATAAATTATTTCTGATAAGAGGAACTTCTTTTTCCCTTTCCTCTGACAAAGGAGCAACTTGGAATGATTTATTTGATATCCCAAGTGCGAATTTGATCACGTCGTGTTCATTCTCGCAGAATGGTTTTATATACGTATCAACTGATAAGGGAATCTTTGTCTCAAAAGATAATGGAACAACTCTGAATCAAATTTCCGATTCTACATTCTTTGTTTATGTTTCAGAGAACCAAGATGGAACTTTATACGCAATTGATTACGATTCAAATTTGTGGAAAGCTGATGGAATAAATTATCATTGGACTCAAATTACAGATAGTATTGCTGTTGAAACAATTTATTGTATTTCTTCAAATGAATTGTTAATAGGTACTTTTAGAAACGGAATTATGAAATCAAATGACGGTGGATTACATTGGTCAAATTTTGGATTTGAGAACTACCAAATATCTCATTTGTCAAGGTTAACCGAAAATATGTTAATATGTAGGGCGTCCTTTGGTGATAATAATATAGACATGTATTTATCAACTAATAATGGAGAATCTTGGGAAAAATTAAGAATTGAAAAGATTATTAATACCTATGGTCTTTCACCATCAAAATATTTATATCTGGTTGAAAGTAATGGTGTGGTTTATAAAAGTAAACAACCTTTATTCTAA
- a CDS encoding tetratricopeptide repeat protein, which produces MKLLFTLILTLQISLFSQSISEKYSSAMNAFHSGQYAEASILFEEFFDEYKIVDEVYASAKYYSAESLLKLGRKNEAAVTFAYLTDNFYWSNFRLDALYNLGLIYFNLKKFEDARTRFKQLLNEYPESQYTGSALYWIGESYSSENKVDEAIKFLEEAVNDKRNNRFADYSLYTLANTYEQRGDYENAVKYYDQLLSYYPNSKLAPVAQIRIGMSYFKLKDYQSSILELNNPILKTLPEDLYSESLYLLANSYYRVQEYENAEKTYSEIIQNFPSSKFFRTANYGLAWSLFQQKKYNDAFRVFDFLSQDTDTIAEKSFYWKGECKRYLGRNDEAFSIYKNFIDKFPRSSLVQEVQYQMGVLYYTVNNPDLASRYLLAANSSQSAEVRAKSLTMLGEIELNKKQFKPAANYFESALDITSVSDETRNRAKLGLAIAHHHSGDYKKSLKLLSEIEASDAAFESQKVNFYFAENYFADGKYKEALNRYNYAEGKDEKFNAMALYGKAYCYFNSGDYENSAAVFSEFIRKYKNDTRYNDARLRLADSYFGSKNFEAASKIYEDIFRSGASDSDNPYTRYQYAQALYKSGKTEQAIQEFNNIQLKFPNSEYAEGSLFTVGWIYFQRGSYNEAITKYREMFVKYPNSSLTSMIYYSIGDAYFNMGKYDSALVNYEKVIALYPNSPQVFDAVTGIQYTYLAKDQIDKAVQFIDNFINRNPNLSFSDQVFFKKGEIYYSQGDYEKAKIAFKEFIVRYTNSRLVPDAYYWLGKSAQNLNKNDEALISFEKVYRDFRTSEFAASSVLEMGTIYRNLKDYANALKIYESGIKDLPKSPKVPEMLFNKGLTLVEMKQLQEAYQVFDNLSTTYPENVFADKARLELGLIELSASRYENADMYLSYLGKARTDDIGAKAQYYYGVSLFEQKKYNDAITALIRVRNFFSRYEEWVTRSYLLLGDCYVKINDKRSAEEMYRAVLAKYAGTPFGKEAQEKLRKLR; this is translated from the coding sequence ATGAAATTATTATTCACTTTAATACTTACACTTCAAATATCATTGTTTTCCCAATCAATTTCTGAAAAATATTCTTCAGCAATGAATGCCTTCCATTCAGGTCAGTACGCCGAAGCATCAATACTTTTTGAGGAATTTTTTGATGAATATAAAATTGTGGATGAAGTTTATGCTTCCGCAAAATATTATAGTGCAGAATCATTGCTAAAGTTAGGTAGGAAAAATGAAGCTGCGGTAACCTTTGCATATCTAACAGATAACTTCTACTGGTCAAATTTCAGATTGGATGCATTATACAATCTTGGACTGATTTATTTTAATCTTAAAAAGTTCGAAGATGCCAGAACCCGATTCAAACAATTACTTAATGAATATCCCGAAAGTCAATACACAGGCAGTGCGTTATATTGGATTGGTGAATCATACTCCTCTGAAAATAAAGTTGACGAAGCAATAAAGTTTTTGGAAGAAGCTGTTAATGATAAACGCAACAATCGCTTTGCTGATTATTCATTATATACTCTTGCAAATACCTATGAACAAAGGGGAGATTATGAAAACGCTGTAAAATATTATGATCAGCTTTTAAGTTATTATCCTAACTCAAAACTTGCGCCTGTGGCTCAGATAAGAATCGGAATGTCATACTTCAAGCTAAAAGATTATCAGTCATCAATTCTCGAATTGAATAATCCGATTCTTAAAACACTTCCTGAAGATTTATATTCTGAGAGTTTGTATCTTCTTGCAAATTCATATTACAGAGTTCAGGAATATGAGAACGCTGAGAAAACCTATTCGGAGATTATTCAGAACTTTCCTTCATCAAAATTTTTCAGAACTGCCAATTATGGTTTAGCCTGGTCTTTATTTCAGCAAAAGAAATACAATGATGCATTCAGAGTTTTTGACTTCCTTTCACAGGATACTGATACAATAGCCGAGAAATCATTTTATTGGAAAGGTGAGTGTAAAAGATATCTCGGAAGAAACGATGAAGCATTTTCAATCTATAAAAATTTCATAGATAAATTTCCACGAAGTTCGCTTGTTCAGGAAGTTCAGTATCAGATGGGAGTTTTATACTACACAGTTAATAATCCCGATTTGGCTTCAAGATATCTTCTTGCGGCAAACTCATCACAGAGTGCAGAAGTTCGTGCAAAGTCATTAACAATGCTTGGTGAAATTGAACTGAACAAAAAGCAATTCAAACCTGCAGCAAATTATTTTGAATCAGCTTTGGATATTACTTCCGTTTCGGATGAAACCAGAAACAGAGCAAAACTTGGACTGGCAATTGCCCACCATCATTCAGGCGATTACAAAAAATCTCTGAAACTTTTATCCGAAATTGAAGCTTCCGATGCTGCATTCGAAAGTCAGAAAGTAAATTTTTATTTTGCTGAAAATTATTTTGCCGATGGTAAGTATAAAGAAGCACTTAATCGTTATAATTATGCCGAAGGTAAAGATGAAAAATTCAATGCGATGGCTTTGTATGGAAAAGCTTATTGTTATTTCAACAGTGGAGATTATGAAAATTCAGCTGCCGTGTTTTCAGAATTTATAAGAAAATATAAAAATGACACACGATATAATGATGCACGATTAAGACTTGCAGATAGTTACTTCGGCAGTAAAAACTTTGAAGCTGCGAGCAAAATTTATGAAGATATCTTCAGAAGCGGCGCAAGTGATTCTGACAATCCTTACACACGGTATCAGTATGCACAGGCATTGTACAAATCCGGTAAAACCGAGCAGGCAATTCAGGAATTCAATAATATTCAATTAAAATTTCCGAACTCCGAGTACGCCGAAGGTTCTTTATTTACAGTTGGCTGGATTTATTTTCAGCGCGGCTCATATAATGAAGCAATCACTAAATACAGAGAGATGTTCGTAAAATATCCAAACTCATCTCTTACATCGATGATTTATTATTCAATCGGCGATGCATATTTTAATATGGGAAAATACGATTCAGCTTTGGTCAATTATGAAAAGGTTATTGCTCTGTATCCAAACTCACCTCAGGTATTTGATGCTGTAACCGGAATTCAATACACTTATCTTGCAAAAGATCAGATTGATAAAGCAGTTCAGTTTATAGATAATTTCATTAACAGAAATCCGAATCTTTCATTTTCTGACCAGGTATTTTTTAAGAAAGGCGAGATTTATTATAGTCAGGGTGATTATGAAAAAGCGAAGATAGCTTTTAAGGAATTTATTGTCAGATATACAAACAGTCGTCTTGTACCTGATGCTTATTACTGGCTTGGTAAAAGTGCTCAGAATCTAAATAAGAATGATGAAGCACTGATAAGCTTTGAAAAAGTTTACCGTGATTTCAGAACAAGTGAATTTGCTGCTTCATCAGTTCTTGAAATGGGAACAATTTACAGGAATCTTAAAGATTATGCTAATGCACTGAAAATTTATGAAAGTGGAATCAAAGATTTGCCCAAATCACCTAAAGTTCCCGAAATGCTATTCAATAAAGGTTTGACTTTGGTTGAAATGAAACAGCTTCAGGAAGCTTATCAGGTTTTTGATAACCTTTCTACAACTTATCCTGAAAATGTTTTTGCTGATAAAGCAAGACTTGAATTAGGACTTATTGAACTTTCTGCATCGCGATATGAAAATGCTGATATGTATTTGTCCTATCTTGGCAAAGCGAGAACAGATGATATCGGAGCGAAAGCTCAGTATTATTACGGAGTTTCGCTTTTCGAACAGAAAAAATATAATGATGCAATCACTGCTTTGATTCGTGTAAGAAATTTCTTCTCAAGATATGAAGAATGGGTTACAAGATCCTATCTGCTACTTGGTGATTGTTATGTGAAGATTAACGATAAACGAAGCGCTGAAGAAATGTATCGTGCAGTACTCGCAAAATATGCCGGAACACCTTTCGGCAAAGAAGCTCAGGAAAAATTAAGGAAATTAAGATGA
- a CDS encoding TonB-dependent receptor — protein MRKIILFIIVLSISSLKIFAQDDKSKVPGVELPDFVITGKDVIAVKKSDKIKPEFVTTISENFIKPSYSPEELEISEFSLPIKKDLSFLDSTFFYNGYISAGLGRYSFPFVDALYAKPIENGIVRLKFSGFNNREYVDNSDRYGLKVGADLLYWTNIDSRFLPGTQLHASGEYGTDGYKFFMSDNPTEKRSLNSGSINFNIKNEFNPNFLFDFTIDDKITSIQQEPFNENNLNLKAQSLLKFSFLNIGLAADYRNHSIKNYPDVKTGNDIFIFRPTAGFQFTKVAKGSFGATISNSGGNKFFNPYASVAVKLSDALTLFGEYNATPEFFGPSHYLKQNIYLDVDSLSSVYFEKGVQYSVSVKYEFSRYYQIDGGLKFFSAKDYPYFVDSYQKGKFALAKTDVTNISPYVNFLFYLGPYGEFYSSAEVNMLQNDSDDFIPYSPKLKLNAIYSYKFSESFIGSARADYLSGRYSDIQNKIKLDDYFNLGIDLNYIFNEQFDFFASFRNLLNQKNYLWYNYQEVPLNFLFGVKYKL, from the coding sequence ATGAGAAAAATCATTTTATTTATTATTGTTTTAAGTATTTCATCACTTAAAATTTTTGCACAGGATGATAAATCTAAAGTTCCCGGAGTAGAATTGCCTGACTTCGTAATTACTGGTAAAGATGTAATTGCTGTTAAGAAATCAGACAAAATAAAACCTGAATTTGTCACTACAATTTCAGAAAATTTTATCAAACCATCTTATTCACCCGAGGAACTTGAGATTAGTGAATTTTCTTTGCCGATAAAGAAAGATTTAAGTTTTCTCGACAGCACATTCTTTTATAACGGTTATATTTCTGCCGGTTTAGGAAGATATTCATTCCCCTTCGTGGATGCTTTATATGCAAAGCCAATTGAAAACGGAATTGTGAGATTGAAGTTCAGTGGATTTAATAACAGAGAGTATGTTGATAACAGCGACAGATATGGTTTGAAAGTCGGTGCTGATTTACTTTACTGGACAAACATTGATTCAAGATTTCTTCCCGGAACACAGCTTCACGCCAGCGGCGAATATGGAACCGACGGTTACAAATTTTTTATGTCAGATAATCCGACAGAGAAGAGATCATTAAATTCAGGCAGTATTAATTTTAACATAAAGAATGAATTCAATCCAAACTTTTTGTTTGATTTTACAATTGATGATAAGATAACCTCAATCCAACAGGAACCTTTTAATGAGAATAATCTGAACCTAAAAGCACAGTCGCTCTTAAAATTTTCTTTTCTGAATATCGGACTTGCTGCCGATTACAGAAATCATTCAATAAAAAATTATCCGGATGTCAAAACCGGAAATGATATCTTCATTTTCAGACCGACTGCCGGATTCCAATTTACAAAAGTTGCAAAAGGTTCATTTGGAGCTACAATTTCAAATTCTGGTGGAAATAAGTTTTTTAATCCTTATGCTTCAGTTGCAGTTAAATTATCTGATGCACTTACTTTATTTGGTGAGTATAATGCAACACCGGAATTTTTTGGACCTTCCCATTATCTGAAACAAAATATTTACCTGGATGTTGATTCATTATCATCAGTTTATTTTGAAAAAGGTGTTCAATATTCTGTTTCTGTGAAATATGAATTCAGTCGTTATTATCAGATTGATGGCGGACTAAAATTCTTTTCAGCAAAGGATTATCCTTACTTTGTTGACTCATATCAGAAAGGAAAATTTGCTTTGGCTAAAACTGATGTAACAAACATTTCACCTTATGTTAATTTCCTTTTTTATCTTGGTCCTTACGGAGAGTTCTACAGCAGTGCCGAAGTTAATATGCTGCAAAACGATTCTGATGATTTTATTCCTTATTCGCCCAAGCTGAAATTAAATGCAATTTACAGCTATAAGTTCAGTGAAAGTTTTATAGGTTCTGCCAGAGCAGATTATCTCTCGGGAAGATATTCTGACATCCAAAACAAAATTAAACTTGATGATTATTTCAATCTTGGCATTGATTTGAATTATATTTTCAATGAGCAGTTTGATTTCTTTGCATCATTCAGAAATCTGTTGAATCAGAAAAATTATTTATGGTATAACTATCAGGAAGTGCCGCTTAATTTTCTGTTTGGCGTGAAATATAAATTGTAA
- a CDS encoding SPOR domain-containing protein encodes MIKKISRKAGIPDSDVKLFFEILLKHLSSMLKIGQAAYLKKFGYFFLLKGKINQSRLNFIDENVPDTFIDFILFSLNKDLKSSIEEGLIFNVPTIDDDDFQIVDTYFSLSIGKPLIPIRGTSSDEFYVPTGGYELRRLIESKVEKIISEVEILNAYESNPPQIILTSQAFNSNRISLEMTEPELKLDEEIPDSFFETGEVKKEETLRIEHVAWDFGIDLSKEIEEETIIDFQESESDANTELIAEKNITQKEPEQITPDEIEQTVEEIINEDLLNIKDKIKSEETSVASDESEPIGEIIDDSKSEEAIELEITEEPPAVIPDLEIHESIDELIIENPEPEKVEFEYENNEKEDELKASALFKEVKPEDLKTEDEQKEFEEVESPLPLIDFDKQKQKDKISDKFEVVNEVVEEKSEEEISPLRMQDEEVKDTPFDEDKELKKIREELYSYQPKKSRVPLLIVIFGSIVIIAMLYFYITQIKNVATKQTQPIVSLKTDNATIVERDFSVPVSYPYPKKEIEETTEPVKIDSSKIETNQTQVSSENKTVEKSETKEPVEQKNIVETKTQQLPKETLVSQPSVSYERVAPNIYKYKDYYVVQVAAFRSNSIAENEAAKFRNKGFNSFVEKAEIQGMGVWFRVRVGNFPTLKEAQEFQSRIKL; translated from the coding sequence TTGATAAAAAAAATTTCAAGGAAAGCCGGAATACCTGATTCCGATGTAAAACTTTTCTTTGAAATTTTGTTGAAGCATTTGTCCTCGATGCTTAAGATCGGTCAGGCAGCTTACCTGAAGAAATTCGGTTACTTCTTCTTATTGAAAGGTAAGATAAATCAGTCGAGATTAAATTTTATTGATGAAAATGTTCCTGATACTTTCATTGATTTCATTCTCTTCTCACTTAATAAAGACCTTAAATCGAGCATTGAAGAAGGATTGATTTTTAATGTGCCTACAATAGATGATGATGACTTTCAGATTGTTGATACTTATTTCAGTCTTAGTATCGGAAAACCTTTAATTCCAATTCGAGGAACATCTTCGGATGAATTTTATGTTCCAACAGGCGGATACGAATTGAGAAGATTAATAGAATCGAAAGTAGAAAAGATTATTTCGGAAGTCGAAATTCTTAATGCTTATGAATCAAATCCACCGCAGATAATTTTAACTTCGCAGGCATTTAACAGTAACAGAATTTCTTTGGAAATGACTGAACCGGAATTAAAACTTGATGAAGAAATTCCGGATAGTTTTTTTGAAACGGGAGAAGTAAAGAAAGAAGAAACATTAAGAATTGAACATGTTGCCTGGGATTTTGGAATTGATTTGTCCAAAGAAATTGAAGAGGAAACGATTATTGATTTTCAGGAAAGTGAATCTGATGCTAACACTGAATTGATTGCTGAAAAAAACATAACTCAAAAAGAACCTGAACAAATTACTCCGGATGAAATTGAACAAACTGTTGAAGAAATTATAAATGAGGATTTACTTAACATAAAAGATAAAATTAAAAGCGAAGAAACTTCTGTTGCATCAGATGAATCAGAACCAATCGGAGAAATTATAGATGATAGTAAATCTGAAGAAGCAATTGAACTTGAAATTACTGAAGAACCTCCTGCAGTTATTCCTGATTTAGAAATTCACGAAAGTATTGATGAATTAATTATTGAAAATCCCGAACCGGAAAAAGTAGAATTTGAATATGAGAATAATGAAAAAGAAGATGAGTTAAAAGCTTCAGCTTTATTTAAGGAAGTTAAACCTGAAGATCTTAAAACAGAAGATGAACAGAAGGAATTCGAGGAAGTCGAATCACCTTTGCCGCTGATTGATTTTGATAAGCAAAAACAAAAAGACAAAATCAGTGATAAGTTTGAAGTTGTGAATGAAGTAGTTGAGGAAAAATCTGAAGAAGAAATATCGCCTCTCCGAATGCAGGATGAGGAAGTTAAAGATACTCCATTTGACGAAGACAAAGAATTAAAAAAAATTCGTGAAGAACTTTATAGCTATCAGCCAAAGAAGTCCAGAGTTCCGCTTCTGATTGTCATATTCGGAAGTATCGTAATTATTGCAATGTTATATTTCTATATAACACAAATTAAAAATGTTGCAACAAAACAAACTCAACCAATTGTAAGTTTAAAGACAGATAATGCAACAATAGTTGAAAGAGATTTTTCTGTTCCTGTAAGTTATCCTTATCCAAAAAAAGAAATTGAAGAAACTACTGAACCTGTGAAAATAGATTCTTCAAAAATTGAAACAAACCAAACACAGGTTTCGTCTGAAAATAAAACTGTTGAGAAATCTGAAACAAAAGAACCTGTGGAGCAAAAAAATATAGTTGAGACAAAAACTCAGCAACTACCAAAAGAGACATTAGTTTCACAACCTTCAGTAAGCTATGAAAGAGTAGCTCCGAATATTTACAAATACAAAGATTATTATGTGGTTCAGGTTGCAGCATTCAGGTCGAATTCGATTGCAGAAAATGAAGCAGCAAAATTCAGGAACAAAGGTTTTAACTCATTCGTAGAAAAAGCTGAAATTCAGGGAATGGGTGTTTGGTTCAGAGTTCGCGTTGGAAATTTTCCAACATTAAAAGAAGCTCAGGAATTTCAATCAAGAATAAAATTATAA
- a CDS encoding MotA/TolQ/ExbB proton channel family protein, producing MNLFEIFLKGGFIMWLILATSIVGLAVVIDRFLVLRKARINVPAFMVRIRGFIKKKDISGAISYCMEEKSPVANIVRKGLKKYKYGHDRVKEAIENAGSQEISKLEKGLTILATVAGIAPLLGFLGTVTGMIQAFMTIQDLAGAANPSDLAGGIWEALITTAFGLIVGIPALAFYNYFLSAVKRLVGEMETVANDVVDVIQEGEAEEAEIDDEIEL from the coding sequence ATGAATCTATTTGAAATATTTCTTAAAGGTGGGTTTATTATGTGGCTTATTCTGGCTACATCAATAGTCGGATTAGCAGTTGTAATTGACAGATTTTTAGTATTGCGAAAAGCGAGAATAAATGTTCCGGCATTTATGGTGCGCATCCGCGGATTCATAAAGAAGAAAGATATTTCCGGTGCAATAAGTTATTGTATGGAAGAAAAATCTCCTGTTGCAAACATTGTTCGTAAAGGATTGAAGAAATATAAATACGGGCACGACAGAGTAAAGGAAGCAATCGAGAATGCAGGAAGTCAGGAAATATCAAAACTTGAGAAAGGTCTGACAATTCTTGCAACTGTTGCCGGTATTGCTCCGTTACTTGGATTTTTAGGAACTGTAACAGGAATGATTCAGGCATTTATGACTATTCAGGATTTAGCCGGAGCTGCAAATCCAAGCGACCTTGCAGGTGGGATTTGGGAAGCTTTAATAACAACTGCATTTGGATTGATTGTCGGTATTCCGGCTCTTGCATTTTATAATTATTTCCTCAGTGCAGTGAAAAGATTAGTTGGTGAGATGGAAACTGTTGCAAACGATGTTGTTGATGTGATTCAGGAAGGCGAAGCTGAAGAAGCTGAAATTGATGATGAAATAGAATTATAA
- a CDS encoding ExbD/TolR family protein — protein sequence MKFKTSKEPLSIFAYSSLTDIVMLLLIFFLLTSQFVIQTGVKVKLPGSKTNEKTEPARMIVTLTEGGAVYAGSEEVSIDLLPAKLTELKAQVNQDNLIIRADKTVAIELVIKVIDAAKISGIEKFTIETEKEQL from the coding sequence ATGAAATTTAAAACATCAAAAGAACCATTAAGTATATTTGCTTACTCATCACTTACAGATATTGTGATGCTATTATTGATTTTCTTTCTGCTTACATCACAATTTGTAATTCAAACCGGAGTCAAAGTAAAATTGCCTGGTTCAAAGACTAATGAAAAAACTGAGCCGGCTCGAATGATTGTAACGCTTACAGAAGGTGGTGCTGTTTATGCTGGTTCTGAAGAAGTGAGTATTGATTTGCTTCCTGCCAAACTTACTGAGCTGAAAGCACAGGTAAATCAGGATAATCTTATTATCAGAGCAGATAAAACTGTTGCTATTGAGCTGGTTATTAAAGTTATTGATGCAGCTAAGATATCAGGTATTGAGAAGTTTACTATTGAAACGGAAAAAGAGCAATTGTAG